TATTTGGTGGAAGATTCAGTACTCGTTTTAACGTGTCTCTGATCCGTGAAGTTGTCTGATGATCGTAAGCCGTTTTATTccataatgacaaaatatcctCCTACAAAACATACAAATAGATTGCATCAATACGCATTCTGTAATATGTATGACGATATAGTAGACTACGTTTACCCCGGAGTCCATCGCCTCGGTTTATCACATGCTCCTCCAGACAATATAATACCGGTATTTCAAATGTTCCGACTCAAGTTCATCGTGATAATGACCCATCCCTGCTCCGAATGCCCCGGAACTGTCCCTGGATGTGGGAGAAGATTTATTGCTTCCATCAGATCCCAGGTAAACAGAGTCTACTGTCGTATGAAATATCGCTTACGAATGAACAAAATTCAGTTAGAAATTTGTGTTCAGTTGTATCCCTTATATACCTGATATCTAATAGAAATAACGGCGCCGCAGATCTCTTCGCCGACCATAAACTGTTCACCGAGCATGGCGAGGATCAAATTCTCCCAACAACGAGAAGCCAAACCCTTCTTCAAACGTACGATCCATTTACCACCGGCTTTATTAGCGGAATCCTAAAAACCAAACCGATAAATAGCTTTATGATCGAACCCGCGTTTTTACTCCTAGCAACCATAGTCAGGCGCAGGAAAACTGTGTTAGCGTGCTTAGTGGCTAATCCGTCGTCATTAGCACTAACCACCATTAGCACTAACGGGTATTTTTCTGCGCCCATTATCAGAGTTCGACCTTACCTATCCTGTACAGGGATTTTCTAGGAACTTACAATTTACCGAAAAAAGCCCTAATTCTTTATCGCTGGAAAGGTTTACATTTTCCTAATAATGGCTTACACAAAATTTCCtcaaaatatattaaaacacGCTTACTTCCCACATCGGTCGGATTCCCTCTTTGAATAGATGATAATCACTGTGTCCTGATAGGTCACTCGGACGCACGATGTGGCAGTAATGATCCCAGAACTGCTCAA
This sequence is a window from Tubulanus polymorphus chromosome 9, tnTubPoly1.2, whole genome shotgun sequence. Protein-coding genes within it:
- the LOC141910974 gene encoding eukaryotic translation initiation factor 4E type 2-like, encoding MNNKFDALKAEDSEDEGDRKEAIRPVTTPGPGEHPLQFNYSFWFSRRAPGKQSLSYDQNLKVVCTFASVEQFWDHYCHIVRPSDLSGHSDYHLFKEGIRPMWEDSANKAGGKWIVRLKKGLASRCWENLILAMLGEQFMVGEEICGAVISIRYQEDILSLWNKTAYDHQTTSRIRDTLKRVLNLPPNTIMEYKTHTDSIKDNSSFRNTDVFMR